The Phyllopteryx taeniolatus isolate TA_2022b chromosome 17, UOR_Ptae_1.2, whole genome shotgun sequence genome window below encodes:
- the LOC133467232 gene encoding actin filament-associated protein 1-like 1 isoform X1, which produces MKRRKWTRARFHDMEPSRHSEEMERLVSELVTLLKMLDDESVSAATAHKMASVRNILDTMQVSGGSSDVYVNSRFYGNGTSFVESLFDHFADCDLHALSTSPAQQREEEDETLPDKSSPTDTPTDTPPPLPTTPLPEDYYEEAVPMDPASAPQYFTTNMDASCRNSEEDAYYEDADNNYPTTRINGPPKNSYNDSDAVSSSYESYEEEDEEAKAQSPPQKWTSADGTSGAPVQDCRICAFLPRKKRFGQWAKQLVVVRDNKLQCYKSIKERTPLTELPLRQCSVLYVNKDGRKKKRHELRFSMPAGEVLVLAVQSREQAQRWIKVAQDVGSHCGNTDALSASTSPVVQRKMEIDKMLQADWHASDSDSGPAAGSQSSTRGPAPGPGRDAGDALGKGKRGGTLSDLTGSMSRAAGKTINQIITFSKRKPPVAGEPAPSGRHDNPGCGYLSVCVGGVWKERWCAVRGGILNLQRDPGDQRAPVMAVPLREAEVVPGGLGPKHPFSFRILQGGAELAALEASCSESLGRWLGVLLAETGSGALPEELHYDYIDVDTLTDIRHAARHSFLWATAAATSSLGGGGGGVMYDEVYESVADDEGGVAGGGPVRRHASFSSRDSDRTEQQAAIKRHASNVNQYGRYGKLRAEDDARRYVTEQAELERQKDALRRALNALRAERKTLKELKDDRITDGGVERRLVQLEALCKQKEEERVELELKLTQVKENLSKSLARGTVVAPPTNATLATKERGNKANKVSNRNNDIIPVNSASELRKRPPSLYASSKGNVMQKAKEWESKTCT; this is translated from the exons ATGAAGCGGCGGAAGTGGACAAGAGCCCGTTTTCACGACATGGAGCCCAGCCGCCACAGCG AGGAGATGGAGCGATTGGTCAGTGAACTGGTGACCCTGCTGAAGATGTTGGACGACGAGAGCGTCAGCGCCGCCACCGCCCACAAGATGGCGTCCGTGCGCAACATCCTGGACACGATGCAGGTGTCGG GCGGCAGCTCGGATGTGTACGTGAACAGCCGTTTCTACGGCAACGGCACCAGCTTTGTGGAGTCTTTGTTCGACCACTTCG CAGACTGCGATCTGCACGCGCTCAGTACCTCTCCCGCCCAGCagagggaggaagaggacgagACGCTGCCCGACAAATCT TCGCCCACGGATACGCCCACGGATACGCCCCCTCCGCTGCCCACCACGCCCCTCCCGGAGGACTACTACGAGGAGGCCGTCCCAATGGACCCAGCCTCCGCCCCCCAGTACTTCACCACCAACATGGATG CATCTTGCAGGAACTCTGAGGAGGACGCCTACTACGAAGACGCAGACAACAACTACCCCACCACCAGGATCAACGGACCTCCCAAAAACTCCT ATAACGACTCGGACGCGGTGAGCAGCTCCTACGAGTCGTAcgaggaagaggacgaggaggCCAAAGCGCAGAGTCCTCCTCAGAAGTGGACGTCCGCGGACGGGACTTCCGGCGCTCCGGTCCAGGACTGCCGGATTTGCGCCTTCCTGCCGCGGAAGAAGCGATTCGGACAGTGGGCCAAGCAGCTGGTGGTCGTGCGAGATAACAAACTGCag TGTTACAAGAGCATCAAGGAGCGCACACCCCTCACGGAACTTCCGCTCCGCCAGTGCAGCGTCCTCTACGTCAACAAGGACGGACGCAAGAAGAAGAGACACGAGCTGCGCTTCTCCATGCCCGCAGGGGAGGTTCTGGTTCTGGCCGTGCAGAGCAGGGAGCAGGCCCAGCGATGGATCAAG GTGGCGCAAGACGTTGGCAGCCATTGTGGCAACACGGACGCCCTCAGCGCATCAACTTCTCCTGTCGTTCAGAGGAAGATGGAAATAGACAAg ATGCTGCAGGCCGACTGGCACGCGTCGGACTCGGACAGCGGGCCCGCCGCTGGGTCGCAATCGTCCACGCGCGGACCGGCACCGGGACCGGGACGGGACGCCGGTGACGCACTCG GCAAAGGAAAGCGCGGTGGCACCTTGTCGGACTTAACGGGGTCCATGAGCCGCGCGGCGGGAAAGACCATCAATCAAATCATCACCTTCTCCAAACGCAAGCCTCCCGTTGCGGGAGAGCCCGCCCCCTCCGGTCGCCACGACAACCCTGGCTGCG GCTATCTGAGCGTGTGCGTGGGCGGAGTCTGGAAGGAGCGCTGGTGCGCGGTGCGAGGAGGAATTCTGAATCTTCAGAGGGACCCGGGCGACCAGCGGGCCCCGGTCATGGCGGTCCCCCTGCGGGAGGCCGAGGTGGTGCCCGGGGGGCTCGGCCCCAAGCATCCCTTCTCCTTCCGCATCCTGCAGGGAGGGGCGGAGCTAGCGGCTTTGGAG GCCAGCTGCTCGGAGAGTCTCGGCCGCTGGCTGGGCGTCCTGCTGGCCGAGACGGGCAGCGGCGCGCTCCCCGAAGAGCTCCATTACGACTACATCGACGTGGACACGCTGACGGACATCCGCCACGCCGCCAGACACTCCTTCCT GTGggccaccgccgccgccactTCCTccctcggcggcggcggcggcggcgtcatGTACGACGAGGTCTACGAAAGTGTGGCG GATGACGAGGGCGGGGTGGCCGGGGGCGGCCCGGTGAGACGCCACGCCTCCTTTTCCAGCAGGGACTCTGATAGGACGGAGCAGCAGGCCGCCATCAAGAGACACGCCTCCA ACGTCAACCAATACGGTCGCTACGGGAAACTGCGCGCCGAGGACGACGCCAGGAGATACGTGACGGAGCAGGCGGAGCTGGAGCGGCAGAAGGACGCCCTCAGACGCGCCCTCAACGCCCTGCGTGCCGAGAGGAAAACCTTGAAGGAATTGAAGGACGATCGCATCACAG ACGGCGGCGTGGAGCGCCGTCTGGTCCAGTTGGAGGCGCTGTGCAAGCAGAAGGAGGAAGAGCGGGTGGAGCTCGAACTGAAGCTGACGCAAGTCAAAGAAAACCTCAGCAAGTCATTGGCCAGGGGCACCGTGGTGGCCCCGCCCACTAACGCCACGCTCGCCACCAAG gAGCGCGGCAACAAGGCAAACAAAGTTTCCAACAGAAACAACGACATCATTCCCGTCAACTCAGCTTCAGAACTCCGAAAACGACCGCCCTCGCTTTACGCCTCCTCCAAGGGAAACGTCATGCAGAAggccaag GAGTGGGAATCCAAAACATGCACGTAA
- the LOC133467232 gene encoding actin filament-associated protein 1-like 1 isoform X4 produces the protein MKRRKWTRARFHDMEPSRHSEEMERLVSELVTLLKMLDDESVSAATAHKMASVRNILDTMQVSDCDLHALSTSPAQQREEEDETLPDKSSPTDTPTDTPPPLPTTPLPEDYYEEAVPMDPASAPQYFTTNMDASCRNSEEDAYYEDADNNYPTTRINGPPKNSYNDSDAVSSSYESYEEEDEEAKAQSPPQKWTSADGTSGAPVQDCRICAFLPRKKRFGQWAKQLVVVRDNKLQCYKSIKERTPLTELPLRQCSVLYVNKDGRKKKRHELRFSMPAGEVLVLAVQSREQAQRWIKVAQDVGSHCGNTDALSASTSPVVQRKMEIDKMLQADWHASDSDSGPAAGSQSSTRGPAPGPGRDAGDALGKGKRGGTLSDLTGSMSRAAGKTINQIITFSKRKPPVAGEPAPSGRHDNPGCGYLSVCVGGVWKERWCAVRGGILNLQRDPGDQRAPVMAVPLREAEVVPGGLGPKHPFSFRILQGGAELAALEASCSESLGRWLGVLLAETGSGALPEELHYDYIDVDTLTDIRHAARHSFLWATAAATSSLGGGGGGVMYDEVYESVADDEGGVAGGGPVRRHASFSSRDSDRTEQQAAIKRHASNVNQYGRYGKLRAEDDARRYVTEQAELERQKDALRRALNALRAERKTLKELKDDRITDGGVERRLVQLEALCKQKEEERVELELKLTQVKENLSKSLARGTVVAPPTNATLATKERGNKANKVSNRNNDIIPVNSASELRKRPPSLYASSKGNVMQKAKEWESKTCT, from the exons ATGAAGCGGCGGAAGTGGACAAGAGCCCGTTTTCACGACATGGAGCCCAGCCGCCACAGCG AGGAGATGGAGCGATTGGTCAGTGAACTGGTGACCCTGCTGAAGATGTTGGACGACGAGAGCGTCAGCGCCGCCACCGCCCACAAGATGGCGTCCGTGCGCAACATCCTGGACACGATGCAGGTGTCGG ACTGCGATCTGCACGCGCTCAGTACCTCTCCCGCCCAGCagagggaggaagaggacgagACGCTGCCCGACAAATCT TCGCCCACGGATACGCCCACGGATACGCCCCCTCCGCTGCCCACCACGCCCCTCCCGGAGGACTACTACGAGGAGGCCGTCCCAATGGACCCAGCCTCCGCCCCCCAGTACTTCACCACCAACATGGATG CATCTTGCAGGAACTCTGAGGAGGACGCCTACTACGAAGACGCAGACAACAACTACCCCACCACCAGGATCAACGGACCTCCCAAAAACTCCT ATAACGACTCGGACGCGGTGAGCAGCTCCTACGAGTCGTAcgaggaagaggacgaggaggCCAAAGCGCAGAGTCCTCCTCAGAAGTGGACGTCCGCGGACGGGACTTCCGGCGCTCCGGTCCAGGACTGCCGGATTTGCGCCTTCCTGCCGCGGAAGAAGCGATTCGGACAGTGGGCCAAGCAGCTGGTGGTCGTGCGAGATAACAAACTGCag TGTTACAAGAGCATCAAGGAGCGCACACCCCTCACGGAACTTCCGCTCCGCCAGTGCAGCGTCCTCTACGTCAACAAGGACGGACGCAAGAAGAAGAGACACGAGCTGCGCTTCTCCATGCCCGCAGGGGAGGTTCTGGTTCTGGCCGTGCAGAGCAGGGAGCAGGCCCAGCGATGGATCAAG GTGGCGCAAGACGTTGGCAGCCATTGTGGCAACACGGACGCCCTCAGCGCATCAACTTCTCCTGTCGTTCAGAGGAAGATGGAAATAGACAAg ATGCTGCAGGCCGACTGGCACGCGTCGGACTCGGACAGCGGGCCCGCCGCTGGGTCGCAATCGTCCACGCGCGGACCGGCACCGGGACCGGGACGGGACGCCGGTGACGCACTCG GCAAAGGAAAGCGCGGTGGCACCTTGTCGGACTTAACGGGGTCCATGAGCCGCGCGGCGGGAAAGACCATCAATCAAATCATCACCTTCTCCAAACGCAAGCCTCCCGTTGCGGGAGAGCCCGCCCCCTCCGGTCGCCACGACAACCCTGGCTGCG GCTATCTGAGCGTGTGCGTGGGCGGAGTCTGGAAGGAGCGCTGGTGCGCGGTGCGAGGAGGAATTCTGAATCTTCAGAGGGACCCGGGCGACCAGCGGGCCCCGGTCATGGCGGTCCCCCTGCGGGAGGCCGAGGTGGTGCCCGGGGGGCTCGGCCCCAAGCATCCCTTCTCCTTCCGCATCCTGCAGGGAGGGGCGGAGCTAGCGGCTTTGGAG GCCAGCTGCTCGGAGAGTCTCGGCCGCTGGCTGGGCGTCCTGCTGGCCGAGACGGGCAGCGGCGCGCTCCCCGAAGAGCTCCATTACGACTACATCGACGTGGACACGCTGACGGACATCCGCCACGCCGCCAGACACTCCTTCCT GTGggccaccgccgccgccactTCCTccctcggcggcggcggcggcggcgtcatGTACGACGAGGTCTACGAAAGTGTGGCG GATGACGAGGGCGGGGTGGCCGGGGGCGGCCCGGTGAGACGCCACGCCTCCTTTTCCAGCAGGGACTCTGATAGGACGGAGCAGCAGGCCGCCATCAAGAGACACGCCTCCA ACGTCAACCAATACGGTCGCTACGGGAAACTGCGCGCCGAGGACGACGCCAGGAGATACGTGACGGAGCAGGCGGAGCTGGAGCGGCAGAAGGACGCCCTCAGACGCGCCCTCAACGCCCTGCGTGCCGAGAGGAAAACCTTGAAGGAATTGAAGGACGATCGCATCACAG ACGGCGGCGTGGAGCGCCGTCTGGTCCAGTTGGAGGCGCTGTGCAAGCAGAAGGAGGAAGAGCGGGTGGAGCTCGAACTGAAGCTGACGCAAGTCAAAGAAAACCTCAGCAAGTCATTGGCCAGGGGCACCGTGGTGGCCCCGCCCACTAACGCCACGCTCGCCACCAAG gAGCGCGGCAACAAGGCAAACAAAGTTTCCAACAGAAACAACGACATCATTCCCGTCAACTCAGCTTCAGAACTCCGAAAACGACCGCCCTCGCTTTACGCCTCCTCCAAGGGAAACGTCATGCAGAAggccaag GAGTGGGAATCCAAAACATGCACGTAA
- the LOC133467232 gene encoding actin filament-associated protein 1-like 1 isoform X3: MKRRKWTRARFHDMEPSRHSEEMERLVSELVTLLKMLDDESVSAATAHKMASVRNILDTMQVSADCDLHALSTSPAQQREEEDETLPDKSSPTDTPTDTPPPLPTTPLPEDYYEEAVPMDPASAPQYFTTNMDASCRNSEEDAYYEDADNNYPTTRINGPPKNSYNDSDAVSSSYESYEEEDEEAKAQSPPQKWTSADGTSGAPVQDCRICAFLPRKKRFGQWAKQLVVVRDNKLQCYKSIKERTPLTELPLRQCSVLYVNKDGRKKKRHELRFSMPAGEVLVLAVQSREQAQRWIKVAQDVGSHCGNTDALSASTSPVVQRKMEIDKMLQADWHASDSDSGPAAGSQSSTRGPAPGPGRDAGDALGKGKRGGTLSDLTGSMSRAAGKTINQIITFSKRKPPVAGEPAPSGRHDNPGCGYLSVCVGGVWKERWCAVRGGILNLQRDPGDQRAPVMAVPLREAEVVPGGLGPKHPFSFRILQGGAELAALEASCSESLGRWLGVLLAETGSGALPEELHYDYIDVDTLTDIRHAARHSFLWATAAATSSLGGGGGGVMYDEVYESVADDEGGVAGGGPVRRHASFSSRDSDRTEQQAAIKRHASNVNQYGRYGKLRAEDDARRYVTEQAELERQKDALRRALNALRAERKTLKELKDDRITDGGVERRLVQLEALCKQKEEERVELELKLTQVKENLSKSLARGTVVAPPTNATLATKERGNKANKVSNRNNDIIPVNSASELRKRPPSLYASSKGNVMQKAKEWESKTCT, translated from the exons ATGAAGCGGCGGAAGTGGACAAGAGCCCGTTTTCACGACATGGAGCCCAGCCGCCACAGCG AGGAGATGGAGCGATTGGTCAGTGAACTGGTGACCCTGCTGAAGATGTTGGACGACGAGAGCGTCAGCGCCGCCACCGCCCACAAGATGGCGTCCGTGCGCAACATCCTGGACACGATGCAGGTGTCGG CAGACTGCGATCTGCACGCGCTCAGTACCTCTCCCGCCCAGCagagggaggaagaggacgagACGCTGCCCGACAAATCT TCGCCCACGGATACGCCCACGGATACGCCCCCTCCGCTGCCCACCACGCCCCTCCCGGAGGACTACTACGAGGAGGCCGTCCCAATGGACCCAGCCTCCGCCCCCCAGTACTTCACCACCAACATGGATG CATCTTGCAGGAACTCTGAGGAGGACGCCTACTACGAAGACGCAGACAACAACTACCCCACCACCAGGATCAACGGACCTCCCAAAAACTCCT ATAACGACTCGGACGCGGTGAGCAGCTCCTACGAGTCGTAcgaggaagaggacgaggaggCCAAAGCGCAGAGTCCTCCTCAGAAGTGGACGTCCGCGGACGGGACTTCCGGCGCTCCGGTCCAGGACTGCCGGATTTGCGCCTTCCTGCCGCGGAAGAAGCGATTCGGACAGTGGGCCAAGCAGCTGGTGGTCGTGCGAGATAACAAACTGCag TGTTACAAGAGCATCAAGGAGCGCACACCCCTCACGGAACTTCCGCTCCGCCAGTGCAGCGTCCTCTACGTCAACAAGGACGGACGCAAGAAGAAGAGACACGAGCTGCGCTTCTCCATGCCCGCAGGGGAGGTTCTGGTTCTGGCCGTGCAGAGCAGGGAGCAGGCCCAGCGATGGATCAAG GTGGCGCAAGACGTTGGCAGCCATTGTGGCAACACGGACGCCCTCAGCGCATCAACTTCTCCTGTCGTTCAGAGGAAGATGGAAATAGACAAg ATGCTGCAGGCCGACTGGCACGCGTCGGACTCGGACAGCGGGCCCGCCGCTGGGTCGCAATCGTCCACGCGCGGACCGGCACCGGGACCGGGACGGGACGCCGGTGACGCACTCG GCAAAGGAAAGCGCGGTGGCACCTTGTCGGACTTAACGGGGTCCATGAGCCGCGCGGCGGGAAAGACCATCAATCAAATCATCACCTTCTCCAAACGCAAGCCTCCCGTTGCGGGAGAGCCCGCCCCCTCCGGTCGCCACGACAACCCTGGCTGCG GCTATCTGAGCGTGTGCGTGGGCGGAGTCTGGAAGGAGCGCTGGTGCGCGGTGCGAGGAGGAATTCTGAATCTTCAGAGGGACCCGGGCGACCAGCGGGCCCCGGTCATGGCGGTCCCCCTGCGGGAGGCCGAGGTGGTGCCCGGGGGGCTCGGCCCCAAGCATCCCTTCTCCTTCCGCATCCTGCAGGGAGGGGCGGAGCTAGCGGCTTTGGAG GCCAGCTGCTCGGAGAGTCTCGGCCGCTGGCTGGGCGTCCTGCTGGCCGAGACGGGCAGCGGCGCGCTCCCCGAAGAGCTCCATTACGACTACATCGACGTGGACACGCTGACGGACATCCGCCACGCCGCCAGACACTCCTTCCT GTGggccaccgccgccgccactTCCTccctcggcggcggcggcggcggcgtcatGTACGACGAGGTCTACGAAAGTGTGGCG GATGACGAGGGCGGGGTGGCCGGGGGCGGCCCGGTGAGACGCCACGCCTCCTTTTCCAGCAGGGACTCTGATAGGACGGAGCAGCAGGCCGCCATCAAGAGACACGCCTCCA ACGTCAACCAATACGGTCGCTACGGGAAACTGCGCGCCGAGGACGACGCCAGGAGATACGTGACGGAGCAGGCGGAGCTGGAGCGGCAGAAGGACGCCCTCAGACGCGCCCTCAACGCCCTGCGTGCCGAGAGGAAAACCTTGAAGGAATTGAAGGACGATCGCATCACAG ACGGCGGCGTGGAGCGCCGTCTGGTCCAGTTGGAGGCGCTGTGCAAGCAGAAGGAGGAAGAGCGGGTGGAGCTCGAACTGAAGCTGACGCAAGTCAAAGAAAACCTCAGCAAGTCATTGGCCAGGGGCACCGTGGTGGCCCCGCCCACTAACGCCACGCTCGCCACCAAG gAGCGCGGCAACAAGGCAAACAAAGTTTCCAACAGAAACAACGACATCATTCCCGTCAACTCAGCTTCAGAACTCCGAAAACGACCGCCCTCGCTTTACGCCTCCTCCAAGGGAAACGTCATGCAGAAggccaag GAGTGGGAATCCAAAACATGCACGTAA
- the LOC133467232 gene encoding actin filament-associated protein 1-like 1 isoform X2 — protein sequence MKRRKWTRARFHDMEPSRHSEEMERLVSELVTLLKMLDDESVSAATAHKMASVRNILDTMQVSGGSSDVYVNSRFYGNGTSFVESLFDHFDCDLHALSTSPAQQREEEDETLPDKSSPTDTPTDTPPPLPTTPLPEDYYEEAVPMDPASAPQYFTTNMDASCRNSEEDAYYEDADNNYPTTRINGPPKNSYNDSDAVSSSYESYEEEDEEAKAQSPPQKWTSADGTSGAPVQDCRICAFLPRKKRFGQWAKQLVVVRDNKLQCYKSIKERTPLTELPLRQCSVLYVNKDGRKKKRHELRFSMPAGEVLVLAVQSREQAQRWIKVAQDVGSHCGNTDALSASTSPVVQRKMEIDKMLQADWHASDSDSGPAAGSQSSTRGPAPGPGRDAGDALGKGKRGGTLSDLTGSMSRAAGKTINQIITFSKRKPPVAGEPAPSGRHDNPGCGYLSVCVGGVWKERWCAVRGGILNLQRDPGDQRAPVMAVPLREAEVVPGGLGPKHPFSFRILQGGAELAALEASCSESLGRWLGVLLAETGSGALPEELHYDYIDVDTLTDIRHAARHSFLWATAAATSSLGGGGGGVMYDEVYESVADDEGGVAGGGPVRRHASFSSRDSDRTEQQAAIKRHASNVNQYGRYGKLRAEDDARRYVTEQAELERQKDALRRALNALRAERKTLKELKDDRITDGGVERRLVQLEALCKQKEEERVELELKLTQVKENLSKSLARGTVVAPPTNATLATKERGNKANKVSNRNNDIIPVNSASELRKRPPSLYASSKGNVMQKAKEWESKTCT from the exons ATGAAGCGGCGGAAGTGGACAAGAGCCCGTTTTCACGACATGGAGCCCAGCCGCCACAGCG AGGAGATGGAGCGATTGGTCAGTGAACTGGTGACCCTGCTGAAGATGTTGGACGACGAGAGCGTCAGCGCCGCCACCGCCCACAAGATGGCGTCCGTGCGCAACATCCTGGACACGATGCAGGTGTCGG GCGGCAGCTCGGATGTGTACGTGAACAGCCGTTTCTACGGCAACGGCACCAGCTTTGTGGAGTCTTTGTTCGACCACTTCG ACTGCGATCTGCACGCGCTCAGTACCTCTCCCGCCCAGCagagggaggaagaggacgagACGCTGCCCGACAAATCT TCGCCCACGGATACGCCCACGGATACGCCCCCTCCGCTGCCCACCACGCCCCTCCCGGAGGACTACTACGAGGAGGCCGTCCCAATGGACCCAGCCTCCGCCCCCCAGTACTTCACCACCAACATGGATG CATCTTGCAGGAACTCTGAGGAGGACGCCTACTACGAAGACGCAGACAACAACTACCCCACCACCAGGATCAACGGACCTCCCAAAAACTCCT ATAACGACTCGGACGCGGTGAGCAGCTCCTACGAGTCGTAcgaggaagaggacgaggaggCCAAAGCGCAGAGTCCTCCTCAGAAGTGGACGTCCGCGGACGGGACTTCCGGCGCTCCGGTCCAGGACTGCCGGATTTGCGCCTTCCTGCCGCGGAAGAAGCGATTCGGACAGTGGGCCAAGCAGCTGGTGGTCGTGCGAGATAACAAACTGCag TGTTACAAGAGCATCAAGGAGCGCACACCCCTCACGGAACTTCCGCTCCGCCAGTGCAGCGTCCTCTACGTCAACAAGGACGGACGCAAGAAGAAGAGACACGAGCTGCGCTTCTCCATGCCCGCAGGGGAGGTTCTGGTTCTGGCCGTGCAGAGCAGGGAGCAGGCCCAGCGATGGATCAAG GTGGCGCAAGACGTTGGCAGCCATTGTGGCAACACGGACGCCCTCAGCGCATCAACTTCTCCTGTCGTTCAGAGGAAGATGGAAATAGACAAg ATGCTGCAGGCCGACTGGCACGCGTCGGACTCGGACAGCGGGCCCGCCGCTGGGTCGCAATCGTCCACGCGCGGACCGGCACCGGGACCGGGACGGGACGCCGGTGACGCACTCG GCAAAGGAAAGCGCGGTGGCACCTTGTCGGACTTAACGGGGTCCATGAGCCGCGCGGCGGGAAAGACCATCAATCAAATCATCACCTTCTCCAAACGCAAGCCTCCCGTTGCGGGAGAGCCCGCCCCCTCCGGTCGCCACGACAACCCTGGCTGCG GCTATCTGAGCGTGTGCGTGGGCGGAGTCTGGAAGGAGCGCTGGTGCGCGGTGCGAGGAGGAATTCTGAATCTTCAGAGGGACCCGGGCGACCAGCGGGCCCCGGTCATGGCGGTCCCCCTGCGGGAGGCCGAGGTGGTGCCCGGGGGGCTCGGCCCCAAGCATCCCTTCTCCTTCCGCATCCTGCAGGGAGGGGCGGAGCTAGCGGCTTTGGAG GCCAGCTGCTCGGAGAGTCTCGGCCGCTGGCTGGGCGTCCTGCTGGCCGAGACGGGCAGCGGCGCGCTCCCCGAAGAGCTCCATTACGACTACATCGACGTGGACACGCTGACGGACATCCGCCACGCCGCCAGACACTCCTTCCT GTGggccaccgccgccgccactTCCTccctcggcggcggcggcggcggcgtcatGTACGACGAGGTCTACGAAAGTGTGGCG GATGACGAGGGCGGGGTGGCCGGGGGCGGCCCGGTGAGACGCCACGCCTCCTTTTCCAGCAGGGACTCTGATAGGACGGAGCAGCAGGCCGCCATCAAGAGACACGCCTCCA ACGTCAACCAATACGGTCGCTACGGGAAACTGCGCGCCGAGGACGACGCCAGGAGATACGTGACGGAGCAGGCGGAGCTGGAGCGGCAGAAGGACGCCCTCAGACGCGCCCTCAACGCCCTGCGTGCCGAGAGGAAAACCTTGAAGGAATTGAAGGACGATCGCATCACAG ACGGCGGCGTGGAGCGCCGTCTGGTCCAGTTGGAGGCGCTGTGCAAGCAGAAGGAGGAAGAGCGGGTGGAGCTCGAACTGAAGCTGACGCAAGTCAAAGAAAACCTCAGCAAGTCATTGGCCAGGGGCACCGTGGTGGCCCCGCCCACTAACGCCACGCTCGCCACCAAG gAGCGCGGCAACAAGGCAAACAAAGTTTCCAACAGAAACAACGACATCATTCCCGTCAACTCAGCTTCAGAACTCCGAAAACGACCGCCCTCGCTTTACGCCTCCTCCAAGGGAAACGTCATGCAGAAggccaag GAGTGGGAATCCAAAACATGCACGTAA